Within Streptomyces sp. NBC_00704, the genomic segment CCGCACCGGCCGGGGCGAGCGGCCCGGGATCACGGCCGGGGAATCCCGGGGCTCGGGTGGCCGGGTTCGCAGCCGACGTGCCCCCACCGGGTGCGTCCTCACCGGGTGCGTCCCCACCGGCCGGGTCCCCGCCGGCCGGGTCCCCGCCGGCCGGGCCCTCACCGGCCGCCGCTGCGGGCACGGGCGCCCCGGCCGTCACCTTCACGCCCGCCGTCACCTTCGCGGTCGCGGTCACCTTGGCGGTCGCCGTCGGCGGCACGGTCGCGGTCGTCGCCGCGTCGGCCGTCGTCGCCGTACCGGCCGTCGTCGCCGTACCGGAGGCCGTCGTCGCTGTGTCGGCCGTCGTCTTCCCCGTCGTCGTGTTTCGTAGGGCTCCGTGGACCGTGCGGCGCGACCACGCCCCCGCCGCCAGCAGCAGCGCCACCGCGGCGATCTTGGCCAGCAGGACCCGCCCGTACGTGGTGTCCGTCAGGGCGGACGCCGAGCCGAGGCCGCGCCAGGACTGGTAGACGCCGGTCGCCACCAGCACCGTCACCGACAGGGCCGCCAGCCTGGAGAAGCGGTGGACGACGTGCGAGGGGACGGACGCGCGGTGGAGCAGGGTGAGCAGGGCCGTCAGGCCGCCCAGCCAGGCGGCCATCGCGAGGAGGTGCAGCACCGCGGACGTCATCGCCGCCGGGACCTGGATGCCGGCCGAGGCGTGTTCGGCGGCCGCCCAGGTCAGGGTCAGGCCGACCGCCAGTACGGCGCCGGTGAGCAGTGCCGGGCGCGAGGGCCGCCCGCCGTCCCGTTCCCGCACGAGCCCCCGCTGCCGCCACAGGAGGACCGCGACCGCCGCCAGCAAGGCGAGGCGGGCGACCAGGGCCAGGCCCGGACGGGTGCCCAGGGTGCGGCCGAGACCCGAGGGGTCCAGGGCTTGGGCCGGGCCGGCGCCGGTCTCGTAGGGGCCGCGCAGCAGGAGCAGGAACACCGTCGATCCGGCGAGTCCCCACCAGCCGGTCATGAGGAGCCGGCGCAGCGGCCGCAGGTCGGGCGGGCCGCAGACGGCGACGAAGACGGCCGTGCCGATGAGGAGGGCCGCGGCGAGGTAGGCGGCATAGCGGCCGATGTTGAACAGGCCGCTGGTGGCCGGGTCCTCGACGGAGGCGCTGGGCAGGGCGGGCGGGACGGCGGAGGGCTTGCCGACGGAGAAGGTGAAGGCGCCGGCGATGGGGTGGCTGTCGGCCGACACGACCCGCCAGGCCACCGTGAACGTGCCGGTGCCGAGACGGCCGGGCAGCGTCACCCGCGCGGTGTCGGCGCGGCCGTCCGCGTGCTCGGGCCGGCCCGTGCGCAGCCGCTGGTTTTGGGCGTCGAAGACGCGGAAGGAGTCGTCGAGCAGGCCCACGGACTCGGTGAAGGCGAGTGTGAGGGAGCGGGGGGCCGTCTTGACGACGCTTCCGTCGGCGGGGTCGGCGCCGCGCAGGGCCGCGTGCGCGGAGGCCGGTCCGCCGCCGATGAGGAGCAGCATCAGCACGGACCCGAGCAGCACGAGCCCGCGCAGCCCCCGTCGGCCACCGCCGCGGCGCCCGTCGCCGTGGCGGTCGCCGGTCCGGCGGTCGCCGGTCCCGCGGCCGTCGCCGTGGGGACCGCCGCCG encodes:
- a CDS encoding copper resistance CopC/CopD family protein — translated: MLLGSVLMLLLIGGGPASAHAALRGADPADGSVVKTAPRSLTLAFTESVGLLDDSFRVFDAQNQRLRTGRPEHADGRADTARVTLPGRLGTGTFTVAWRVVSADSHPIAGAFTFSVGKPSAVPPALPSASVEDPATSGLFNIGRYAAYLAAALLIGTAVFVAVCGPPDLRPLRRLLMTGWWGLAGSTVFLLLLRGPYETGAGPAQALDPSGLGRTLGTRPGLALVARLALLAAVAVLLWRQRGLVRERDGGRPSRPALLTGAVLAVGLTLTWAAAEHASAGIQVPAAMTSAVLHLLAMAAWLGGLTALLTLLHRASVPSHVVHRFSRLAALSVTVLVATGVYQSWRGLGSASALTDTTYGRVLLAKIAAVALLLAAGAWSRRTVHGALRNTTTGKTTADTATTASGTATTAGTATTADAATTATVPPTATAKVTATAKVTAGVKVTAGAPVPAAAAGEGPAGGDPAGGDPAGGDAPGEDAPGGGTSAANPATRAPGFPGRDPGPLAPAGADRRRSLRRSVLAEVAVSAVVLVLTTVLTGTLPGRAAAEAAAAEQSGGLPVASVTDVPFFLDSPQAGEVRGKVQITLDPGRVGANKLQAVVYGPDGGFVSVPELRVSFSLPSRDVGPLDSRITDRGGYWGADAVNLPMPGEWDMKVTIRVSDIDQVSETKPVRIER